The Metabacillus sediminilitoris genome window below encodes:
- a CDS encoding Rossmann-fold NAD(P)-binding domain-containing protein, with product MPYNKNKQQSFQAAQQGATDAFDAYENIVKDGADYGSQLKHLTEEVNEAYQQINNALENASETQRQRLEQYQRDLQKIVNDVNQSNT from the coding sequence ATGCCTTACAATAAAAACAAGCAACAATCTTTCCAAGCCGCTCAACAAGGCGCAACTGATGCGTTTGATGCATATGAAAATATTGTGAAAGATGGAGCGGATTATGGATCACAACTCAAACATTTGACAGAAGAAGTGAATGAAGCATATCAACAAATTAATAATGCTTTAGAAAATGCATCTGAAACACAAAGACAAAGACTTGAGCAATATCAACGAGATCTCCAAAAAATTGTAAATGATGTTAATCAGTCGAACACATAA
- a CDS encoding small acid-soluble spore protein P yields MTNKNTGKDMRKNAPKGNNPGQPEPLDGSKKVKNANHTRQKHNSSHDM; encoded by the coding sequence TTGACAAATAAAAATACAGGTAAAGACATGAGAAAAAACGCTCCTAAAGGGAACAATCCTGGACAACCAGAACCTCTAGATGGCTCAAAAAAAGTTAAAAACGCAAATCATACACGTCAAAAACATAATTCAAGTCACGATATGTAA